The DNA region TGCAGAAGAAGTTAATGACTTTTTTGAGCAGGGCGGCAGCGGGTTAAACGTCACTTTACCTTTTAAGCAGCAAGCCTACGAACTTGCTGATAAAGTCACTGAACGAGCAGAGTTAGCACAATCAGTTAATACCTTATGGATGGAGCAAGGGCGTTTGATCGGTGATACAACCGACGGCGAGGGTTTAATCAATGACCTCAAGCGTATCGACTTTCCCTTTCGTAACTGCCAAGTTCTCGTGTTAGGAGCAGGCGGTGCTTGTCGATCAATTCTACCACCACTGCTTGAAAATCAATGCTCCATTGCACTGATCAACCGAACCAAAGCCAACGCTGATAAGTTAATTACACGTCTAAAGACGTTAGGCGAGTTGCACTATTTTTCGGAATCTTTTCAACCAAATCTAATCATCAATACCCTTTCTGAAAGTGGCGCAAATTACCTTCAACAATTTTTTCCGCAAGGACTAAAGGGTTGCGATGTTTATGACATCAGCTATGGAGAAAGGGCACAAGCGTTTTTGCAGCAAGCAAAGAAGATGCAAGCAAAAGATACTCGAGATGGTTGGGGTATGTTGGTCGAACAGGCGGCTTTGTCGTTCAAGCAATGGCATGGGCAATTACCCGATACTGAGCCGCTTGAAGCTGAGCATCCGCAAGAAATCTAAACTCGAACAAGAAGCGTTTTAACCTAGAACAAATCGACGTCACCTGTCGACATACTTTTTTGCGACACCGCTGAACGCAATGATTGAAGCTGCTCACGTTTTTCTTGTACGACGTTCGAAAGCGCAGTGACTCGAGCTTCAGGGTTAACGGATTCAGGCAGATGCTTCATTTGTTGGGTAAACGATTCCAGTATTTCTAGTCGACTGCGTAAGTGCGCCAAAATCTGCTGAATCATGTCTTCAAATTGGAGCGACTGCACACCCGAGTTAATATGACTTGATATTCGCTCGGCCAACTCGCGAACGCTTTCTGTTTTTTTCTCAGCATCACCCACCACACGATGAATATCATTAAACATGTCCGCAATTTCATCTTCATGCTGCTCGAGTGTTGTCATTTGGTCGGTGAATAGCCCACTGCTATTGTCCGTAATTTCTAACAAGGTTGATGAAATGGTTTGAATGTCACTGGCAATGTCACTGCTAAATTGGTGCGTACGTTGAGATAACGCGCGAACTTCATCGGCCACCACTGCAAATCCACGCCCCGCGTCTCCGGCTCTGGCCGCTTCAATGGCAGCATTTAAAGCTAATAAATTCGTTTGGTCAGTTATGCTGTTAATATCGCTCAAAAGGCTGTCGACGTGAGCCACGCGATCAGACATCTCGGCAAATTTCTTTTTCACTCGAGAACGAGAAAGGTGAAACGCCGAACACTCTTGAATTAAAGATTTGAATATTTCATGAAGCGCCACCGTACGCTCTTCGATTTCTGAATTCGCGTCTTTGGTCGGCTCAGCCAAAGCCATTAAGCTCTGAATCAACTCCATTAAGATTTCACGCTGTGAACTCGACGCAGATTGCATACCTGTAAATGATCCAGTCAATTCTGAGCTGGCATCTTCTAAAATACCCGCCGCTTGCGTCAATTCATTGTTCAATAAAATAAATTCAGCCTCGCCTAAACTGAGAATTTGATCAATCAAGGTTTCGTGATCCTTGAGTTCACTAGACGAGATGACGGGAGCAGTGTTTGCAGGTTCAACTGGTTGAGTTCTCGAGTCCCAAATAACCACCAGTATCAGGGCGAGGCAGCACGCGTAGGTCAGCCACGGCCATTGCAATAAGGCCGAAGCGAAAATGACGGCAGCGATGATGGTAAGTACTAGCGAGCGATGACGCATTATTTGAGAACTATTTTAACGAGCCCGCTAGTAAGTGTAGTTGATATTTTAAAGATGCAAATATTTGCCAACAATGCCTAAGCACTGGCTAGATAACGGTCTTTCAGTTTGACGTAATTATCGGCTGAGTATTTAAAAAAGGCGACTTCTTCTTCGGTGAGTGCGCGGATCTTTCTCGCTGGTGATCCTACCCAAAGGAATCCTCCTTCAAGCTCACGACCCGGAGGAACCACACTGTTGGCGCCAAGCACCACATTCGAATGAATGATCACATCGTCCATCACGACAGAGCCCATGCCTATTAAAACTTCGTTATGGATCTTACAGCCATGCAGCATTGCTTTGTGCCCGACCGTGACATCGTCACCAATCACCAACGAGTGACCGTCTGGGTTGTAATGACTGGCATGAGTAACGTGGCATACCGCACCGTCTTGAATACTACTTCGGGCACCAATTGAAATGGCATGAACATCACCACGCAACACCGCCATCGGCCAAATCGAGCTGTCATCACCAATTTCGACCTGTCCAACGACCAAAGCGGTCGGATCAACGAATACGCGTTGACCCAATTGTGGCTTCATAGTTTCAAAAGGACGTATGTTCATGCTTTATCCAGTCTTTAATGTCATTGCGCGATTTTAACGCGTTGTTGCAAAACAGCAAGCACAAAGCCTACCGCATTGTGACAAATTCTTCCGCTGATGTCGGGTGAATCGCCACTGTGTTATCTAAGTCGGCTTTGGTTGCACCCATTTTAACCGCCACCGCAAACCCTTGCAGGATTTCATCGGCACCCAAGCCTATCACATGCACCCCAACCACTTTTTCGTCCTCTCCGACGCAGACCAGTTTCATACGAGTGGGTTGTCGGTGTTGTGTTACAGCAGAGTACATGGCGGTGAAACTCGACTGATAGACCTTTACAGCATCGCCGTACTCTTCTCTAGCTTCGGGCTCAGAAAGCCCAACGGTTCCAATGGCAGGATGACTGAATACCACCGTCGGTACATTCGAATAATCTAATCGTTCATTCGGTTTATTATTGAACAGTCGTTCTGACAATCGTCGTCCAGCGGCCACGGCTACTGGAGTTAAAGCGATGCGTCCGGTGTTGTCACCAACGGCAAAGATGTTGGGTACGTTGGTATTCTGATATTCATCCGTTTGAATAAAGCCTTGCTCGTCGCAGGCGACTCCAGCGGCTGATAAGTTTAGGTTATCCGTCATCGGGGCTCGCCCAATTGCCCAAATCACCTCATCCACTGGGCCGACCTGACTACCATCATGCAACTCAACAACAATGCCTTGATCCGTTTCAATTAACCCAACGGGAGTGCTGTTATTATGCAAATGCAACCCCGACTCCAGCATGATTTCAACGAGGGTATCCGCCAGCATTGGATCAAATTGACGCAAAGGCTTTTCGTTTCGAACAATCAAATGCGTCTGACTGCCGAGTTCATTCAAAACACCGGCGATTTCGACAGCGATATAACCAGCTCCGATGACTGCAACTCGTTTCGGCTGCTCTGTGAACGCAAAAAAGCCATCTGAGTCAGTGCCCAACTCTGCACCTGGTAAATCGGGAATAACAGGCGTTCCACCCGTCGCCACCAGAATATGCTCAGCGGTGATCTGCTTACCGTTTACTTCAACGGTATGATCATCAACAAATTTTGCATAACCCGAAATGACTTGCACCCCATTTTTAGCAAGGACATTATCGTACGACTGATGAATTCTTTGAATATAGGCATCGCGATTCTTGACCAGCACATCCCAATTAAAGTCCCCTTGCTCTAAATTAAACCCATAATCGGGAGCATACTTAATTGCTTCAGCAATGTGCGCGCCAAACCACATCACCTTTTTGGGAACACAGCCCACATTGACGCAGGTGCCGCCCAATGCATTTGCTTCAACAATGGCGCATTTTTTTCCGTACATGGCCGCTCGATTAACCGACGCGATTCCGCCACTGCCACCACCGATCGCTAGATAGTCAAAGTCGTATATACTCAAAATAATTCCTATTAATGCTTGTGACTGCAAATTTAGCCCATAGTTTAGGGGATAATAGCAAAGTTATCACTTGGGATAATTCGATTAATTCGACAGGAAAAATAGATGACCGAACAAGAATCCAACAATCCATTACTTAATGAATACGATTTAGCGCCTTTTAGCCAAATCAAACCCGAACATATAGAGCCCGCCATTCGACAAACTCTGCAGCAGTCCAAAGCGGCCATTGAAGCGCTGCTTGAAAGCAGTGATGAAGTGACTTGGGAGAGTTTGATGCTGCCATTAGAAGTCATGTCGAACCAGCTCGATAAGCAATGGTCACCGGTATCCCATATGAACTCTGTTACCAACTCAGAAGCGCTACGCAAAGCCTATGACGACTGTTTGCCTCTGCTATCCGAGTACAGCACTTGGTTGGGACAAAACGAGAAGTTATACCAAGCAGTCAAATCTTTGTATGAACGACGTGAGCAACTTTCTTTGGATCCGGCCCAGCAGCAAATCCTCGTGGACGAACTTCGCAGTTTCAAATTGGCGGGTGTATCTTTACCAGAGGCCGAAAAAGCTCGCTACGGCGATATTCAAAAGCGTCTATCTGAATTGTCGTCACGATATGAACAAAACTTGCTCGACTCTACCATGGCGTGGACCAAGCATATTGAGGATCTTGAGCTGTTATCAGGCCTACCCGAATCGTCATTGGCTTTGTTACAGCAAAATGCGACCAACAGTGATCACTCTGGGGCACTGATTAATTTAGAGTTTCCAAGCTACTATGCGGTGATGTGCTACGCCGATAATCGAGAATTACGAGAAGAAGTCTATCGAGCTTACACAACTCGCGCGTCTGAGCTGGCCGAACAATCGCAGTTTGATAATGCGCCAATTATGAATGAGATTATTCAACTTCGTCGCGAACTAGCCGAGCTATTGGAGTTTGCAAATTACAGTGATTTATCCATCGCCACCAAAATGGCGAATTCCGCAGAGCAAGTGTTTGAGTTCTTATATGACTTAGCCAAACGATCAAAACCACAGGCAGAGCAGGAGCTAGCCGAACTTCGCGAATTTGCTCAGAGTCACCTTGGCTTAGAAACCTTGGAACCATGGGATATGCTGTATTCCAGTGAAAAGTTAAAAGAGAAAAAGTACACGATATCCGACGAAGAATTGCGTCCTTATTTTCCGGTCGATCAAGTTTTGTCTGGTCTCTTTCAGATCACAGAAAAAATCTTTTCAGTGAACATTCACGAGTCGACGGAGTCCTTTGACACTTGGCACAAAGACGCACGTTTATTTGAAGTGAAAGATTCCAATGGACAGAGGATCGCGCGCTTTTATCTCGATTTATTTGCCCGGTCGCACAAGCGTGGTGGTGCCTGGATGGCCGATTACTGCAGCCGATTTAAATTTGCTAACGGCGACGTTCAGCAGCCAGTTGCCATGCTTACTTGCAACTTCAACCCTCCGGTAGGCGATAAACCCGCACTGTTAACTCACGATGAAGTCGTTACTTTGTTCCATGAGTTTGGTCATGGTTTGCACCACATGTTGACACAAGTCGACTATTTGAGTGCAAGTGGAATCAATGGCGTCGAGTGGGACGCGGTAGAGTTACCCAGTCAATTTATGGAGAACTTTTGCTATCAAGAAGAAGGGTTAGCATTGATCTCTGCGCACTATCAAAGTGGTGATGCATTGCCCGATGCTTTGCGTGAAAAGCTACTGGCAGCGCGAAACTTTCAGTCTGCGATAATGATGCTACGTCAACTGGAGTTCTCCTTGTTCGACTTTCGTTTGCACGCCCAAACATCCAATGATCCAATCGACATTCGCGACACTTTAAATCAAGTTCGCCAACAAGTTGCCGTCGTGATCCCGCCATTATGGAATCGCTTTGAAAATTCTTTTTCTCATATTTTTGCCGGTGGATACAGTGCTGGTTATTACAGCTACAAATGGGCTGAGGTATTGAGTGCAGATGCCTTTAGTAAATTTGAAGAAGAGGGGATTCTCAACCCAGAAACTGGCGCAGCGTTTAAACAAAAAATACTAGAGAAAGGCGGTTCAGAACCTGCAATGGCACTGTTTACGGCATTTCGAGGTCGCGAGCCTGAAGTCGATTCACTACTCCGCCACTCTGGCATTAACTAACCCCAAAATGAGGGTCTAATTTACCATGCAACACCTCTGGCTCGTCGCTGCCAGAGGTTTCTGCTATGCTGCAGTCAAAATACAACAAGCAGTCATCAGCCGTGTCAGACCTTAATTCAGCAGCGCAATTTCTCATCATTGATTGTGGAACCCAATCCGTACGAGCATTAATATTCGACAGACACGGAACATTGATCGCGAAATCACAAGTTCCACTGGAAGGATATTTTTCCGATCAGCCCGGTTGGGTCGAGCATCATGCCCATTACTTTTGGGACTCGCTGTGCCGCGCGTGTCAGAAACTTTGGTCTTTACCCGGCGTAGAACGCACGAACATTGTCGGTATGACGGTCACCACTCAGCGCGCGACCATCATTTGCGTCGATAAAAACGGAGAACCTCAGCGACCCGCGATTACTTGGATGGACCAACGCACCGCCACTAAACTACCGACAATAAAGTGGTGGTGGCGGCTCGCATTTAAAGTGGCTGGCGTTAAACAAACGGTCACTCAATTTATGGAAAATGCCGAAATCAATTGGCTGTGGCAGCACCAGCCTGACATTGTCCAACGTTCCGAGAAGATATTACTGTTATCCGGCTACCTTAACCACCAACTCACCGCACAGTTTAAAGACTCCATTGGCTCTCAAGTGGGTTACCTGCCGTTTGATTACAAACGTCACCGTTGGGCAAAGAAAAGTGACTGGAAATGGCAAGCCTGTCCTTTTCTTCCGAAACACTTACCAGAATTGGTTTCGGTCGGTGGGCAGATTGGCGAGGTCACGGCCAGTGCTGCGGAGCAAACTGGTATTCCAACCGGACTTCCGGTTATCGCAGCCGCCGCTGACAAAGCCTGTGAAACCTTGGGATGTGGAGCTTTAGCGAAGCATCAGGGCCAAATCAGTTACGGAACCACAGCAACCTTCAATATTCTGTCGCCTAAGTACATTGAACCCATTCGATATTTACCCGCTTATCCTGCTGCAGTACCCAATTTTTATACCTGTGAATATCAAATTTATCGCGGCTATTGGATGGTCAGCTGGTTTAAACAGCAGTTTGCTCACAAGGAATTTTTAGAAGCGCGCGAAACCGATACTAGCACCGAGGCGTTACTGGATAATCTAGCAATGAAAGTACCGGCCGGATCAGATGGCTTGATTTTACAGCCTTACTGGAGCCCAGGTGTACGCTATCCAGGGCCAGAGGCAAGAGGGGCGATTATTGGCTTTAACGATGGCCACACCAAAGCCCATATGTATCGCGCACTCATCGAAGGGATTGCTTACGGACTCTGTAATG from Pleionea litopenaei includes:
- the gorA gene encoding glutathione-disulfide reductase, yielding MSIYDFDYLAIGGGSGGIASVNRAAMYGKKCAIVEANALGGTCVNVGCVPKKVMWFGAHIAEAIKYAPDYGFNLEQGDFNWDVLVKNRDAYIQRIHQSYDNVLAKNGVQVISGYAKFVDDHTVEVNGKQITAEHILVATGGTPVIPDLPGAELGTDSDGFFAFTEQPKRVAVIGAGYIAVEIAGVLNELGSQTHLIVRNEKPLRQFDPMLADTLVEIMLESGLHLHNNSTPVGLIETDQGIVVELHDGSQVGPVDEVIWAIGRAPMTDNLNLSAAGVACDEQGFIQTDEYQNTNVPNIFAVGDNTGRIALTPVAVAAGRRLSERLFNNKPNERLDYSNVPTVVFSHPAIGTVGLSEPEAREEYGDAVKVYQSSFTAMYSAVTQHRQPTRMKLVCVGEDEKVVGVHVIGLGADEILQGFAVAVKMGATKADLDNTVAIHPTSAEEFVTMR
- a CDS encoding methyl-accepting chemotaxis protein, whose protein sequence is MRHRSLVLTIIAAVIFASALLQWPWLTYACCLALILVVIWDSRTQPVEPANTAPVISSSELKDHETLIDQILSLGEAEFILLNNELTQAAGILEDASSELTGSFTGMQSASSSQREILMELIQSLMALAEPTKDANSEIEERTVALHEIFKSLIQECSAFHLSRSRVKKKFAEMSDRVAHVDSLLSDINSITDQTNLLALNAAIEAARAGDAGRGFAVVADEVRALSQRTHQFSSDIASDIQTISSTLLEITDNSSGLFTDQMTTLEQHEDEIADMFNDIHRVVGDAEKKTESVRELAERISSHINSGVQSLQFEDMIQQILAHLRSRLEILESFTQQMKHLPESVNPEARVTALSNVVQEKREQLQSLRSAVSQKSMSTGDVDLF
- the aroE gene encoding shikimate dehydrogenase — its product is MKYCAVIGNPIAHSQSPKIHQSFAKSLSLSLQYDKILATSDTFAEEVNDFFEQGGSGLNVTLPFKQQAYELADKVTERAELAQSVNTLWMEQGRLIGDTTDGEGLINDLKRIDFPFRNCQVLVLGAGGACRSILPPLLENQCSIALINRTKANADKLITRLKTLGELHYFSESFQPNLIINTLSESGANYLQQFFPQGLKGCDVYDISYGERAQAFLQQAKKMQAKDTRDGWGMLVEQAALSFKQWHGQLPDTEPLEAEHPQEI
- a CDS encoding M3 family metallopeptidase, with translation MTEQESNNPLLNEYDLAPFSQIKPEHIEPAIRQTLQQSKAAIEALLESSDEVTWESLMLPLEVMSNQLDKQWSPVSHMNSVTNSEALRKAYDDCLPLLSEYSTWLGQNEKLYQAVKSLYERREQLSLDPAQQQILVDELRSFKLAGVSLPEAEKARYGDIQKRLSELSSRYEQNLLDSTMAWTKHIEDLELLSGLPESSLALLQQNATNSDHSGALINLEFPSYYAVMCYADNRELREEVYRAYTTRASELAEQSQFDNAPIMNEIIQLRRELAELLEFANYSDLSIATKMANSAEQVFEFLYDLAKRSKPQAEQELAELREFAQSHLGLETLEPWDMLYSSEKLKEKKYTISDEELRPYFPVDQVLSGLFQITEKIFSVNIHESTESFDTWHKDARLFEVKDSNGQRIARFYLDLFARSHKRGGAWMADYCSRFKFANGDVQQPVAMLTCNFNPPVGDKPALLTHDEVVTLFHEFGHGLHHMLTQVDYLSASGINGVEWDAVELPSQFMENFCYQEEGLALISAHYQSGDALPDALREKLLAARNFQSAIMMLRQLEFSLFDFRLHAQTSNDPIDIRDTLNQVRQQVAVVIPPLWNRFENSFSHIFAGGYSAGYYSYKWAEVLSADAFSKFEEEGILNPETGAAFKQKILEKGGSEPAMALFTAFRGREPEVDSLLRHSGIN
- a CDS encoding FGGY-family carbohydrate kinase; the encoded protein is MLQSKYNKQSSAVSDLNSAAQFLIIDCGTQSVRALIFDRHGTLIAKSQVPLEGYFSDQPGWVEHHAHYFWDSLCRACQKLWSLPGVERTNIVGMTVTTQRATIICVDKNGEPQRPAITWMDQRTATKLPTIKWWWRLAFKVAGVKQTVTQFMENAEINWLWQHQPDIVQRSEKILLLSGYLNHQLTAQFKDSIGSQVGYLPFDYKRHRWAKKSDWKWQACPFLPKHLPELVSVGGQIGEVTASAAEQTGIPTGLPVIAAAADKACETLGCGALAKHQGQISYGTTATFNILSPKYIEPIRYLPAYPAAVPNFYTCEYQIYRGYWMVSWFKQQFAHKEFLEARETDTSTEALLDNLAMKVPAGSDGLILQPYWSPGVRYPGPEARGAIIGFNDGHTKAHMYRALIEGIAYGLCNGKEKMEKRSGRRVTELFVSGGGAQSETALQVTADIFDLPVLLPHTHETSGLGAAINVAVGLGVFDTYSDAVDSMCHVSRRVEPNPQNVPLYRKLYRQIYRKLYPRLAPFYRIIKNLD
- a CDS encoding gamma carbonic anhydrase family protein: MNIRPFETMKPQLGQRVFVDPTALVVGQVEIGDDSSIWPMAVLRGDVHAISIGARSSIQDGAVCHVTHASHYNPDGHSLVIGDDVTVGHKAMLHGCKIHNEVLIGMGSVVMDDVIIHSNVVLGANSVVPPGRELEGGFLWVGSPARKIRALTEEEVAFFKYSADNYVKLKDRYLASA